In one Triplophysa dalaica isolate WHDGS20190420 chromosome 9, ASM1584641v1, whole genome shotgun sequence genomic region, the following are encoded:
- the LOC130428740 gene encoding glucose 1,6-bisphosphate synthase-like gives MGSNGDLNANTECLSSTGDVILDKAVRQWITWDKGVYKYLVKYFPDLNARGLVVGYDTRAQASSGCTSERLARLSAAVMLCKDVPVYLFSNYVPTPFVPYAVMKFGAAAGIMITASHNRKEDNGYKVYWHNSAHISSPHDKEILHCIEESTEP, from the exons ATGGGGTCTAACGGAGACCTCAACGCAAACACGGAGTGTCTCAGCAGCACAGGGGATGTGATCCTCGACAAAGCCGTCCGTCAGTGGATTACCTGGGATAAG GGGGTGTACAAATACTTAGTCAAATATTTTCCTGACCTGAATGCAAGAGGTCTGGTGGTCGGATATGACACTCGTGCCCAAGCAAGCAGTGGATGCACTAGTGAACG ACTTGCAAGGTTGTCCGCAGCAGTTATGCTTTGTAAAGATGTCCCCGTCTATCTGTTCTCTAATTATGTGCCTACCCCATTTGTG CCATACGCCGTGATGAAGTTTGGCGCTGCTGCTGGAATCATGATCACTGCTTCTCATAACAGAAAAGAAGACAACGGATACAAG gtTTACTGGCACAACAGTGCACATATCTCCTCGCCGCATGACAAGGAGATCTTGCATTGCATTGAAGAGAGTACTGAACCCTAG
- the LOC130428739 gene encoding interferon-induced GTP-binding protein Mx-like → MDGHNKLSDHASQDEESNFSEPESHGTFHNPFIESVRPLIELIDSLRLIGIDEDIGLPSIAVVGDQSSGKSSVLEALSGIALPRGSGIVTRCPLELKLRKLKKGPWSATISYGDHSETFNDPLKVDYLVREAQNKLAGNSVGICHELITLEIFSPEVCDLTLIDLPGITRVPVHGQPVDIGEQIKSLILSFISKSATINLVVVPCNIDIATTEALRMAQEVDPEGHRTLAILTKPDLIDRGAEADVLNVVQGKVIPLSKGYIIVRCRGQSDINEKISLDKAMQNEITFFRNHRYFSFLLNEGKASTQCLTDKLTKELVDHIKKSLPYLTEQIQTRLLNVQRELKNYKQGPPMEEEMMGPFLSSITMAFCDLVHELSRTGHSKQGNIYASLRPVFMNWDIHLRKTQETFTEKVKEMIEKYNEMHRGRELLTFSDFSEYERVVKEHVADLQEPAMGILKEVREIVQNEFKVICDLSFEQYPQLKYIVSNMINDIQSKQETKVEKRIKEFIYMEQLVFTQDKVLQQKLNDSDVPSEVGLDTSDGNLYECSEERIFNSKGCALLDARNLSPDKLVLYYKIVYQRLTDYVPMLVTLFMLKAAAKILRHQTMELRIEADLVKLLSEESERGCKRVDLKQRLERLMQAQDLISSRL, encoded by the exons ATGGACGGTCACAACAAACTTTCAGACCACGCATCCCAAGATGAAGAAAG caatttttcagaACCAGAAAGTCACGGAACATTCCACAATCCTTTCATCGAGTCTGTTCGACCTCTTATTGAGTTGATTGACTCTCTGAGGTTGATTGGCATTGATGAAGACATTGGCCTTCCATCCATTGCTGTGGTGGGAGATCAGAGTTCAGGAAAGAGTTCGGTTTTAGAAGCGCTCTCTGGAATAGCTCTGCCTCGAGGAAGCG gcATCGTCACTCGCTGTCCTCTTGAGCTGAAATTACGGAAACTCAAAAAAGGGCCATGGTCAGCGACTATTTCTTATGGCGACCACAGTGAGACTTTTAATGACCCGTTAAAGGTGGATTACCTTGTAAGAGAAG CTCAAAACAAGCTTGCTGGGAATTCGGTAGGGATCTGCCATGAGCTCATCACTTTGGAGATTTTCTCTCCTGAAGTGTGTGACCTCACGCTGATTGATCTACCTGGTATAACCCGTGTACCTGTGCATGGTCAACCTGTTGATATTGGGGAACAG ATTAAATCCTTAATATTGTCATTCATCTCCAAGAGTGCAACCATCAATTTAGTTGTTGTACCCTGTAATATTGACATAGCAACAACAGAAGCACTAAGGATGGCACAAGAAGTAGACCCAGAAGGACACAGAACCCTCG CAATTCTCACAAAGCCAGATCTCATTGACAGAGGAGCTGAGGCTGATGTCTTAAACGTTGTGCAGGGCAAAGTCATTCCTCTCAGCAAGGGTTACATCATTGTGAGATGTCGTGGTCAGAGTGACATCAATGAGAAAATCTCCCTCGATAAAGCCAtgcaaaatgaaataacattcTTTAGGAATCACCGTTATTTCAG CTTCCTGCTGAATGAGGGTAAGGCATCTACTCAATGCCTTACAGACAAGCTGACAAAAGAACTGGTGGATCATATCAAG AAATCGCTGCCGTACTTGACTGAGCAGATTCAGACCAGACTGCTCAATGTGCAAAGAGAGCTTAAAAACTACAAGCAAGGTCCTCCTATGGAAGAGGAGATGATGGGACCCTTTCTCAGTTCT ATAACAATGGCGTTCTGTGATCTAGTACATGAACTGAGTAGAACAGGACATTCAAAACAGGGAAACATTTACGCTTCTCTACGTCCTGTGTTCATGAATTGGGACATCCATCTGAGAAAAACGCAAGAAACAT tcACAGAGAAAGTGAAGGAAATGATAGAGAAGTACAATGAGATGCATCGTGGGAGAGAGTTGTTAACTTTCTCAGATTTCAGTGAATATGAGCGTGTTGTCAAAGAGCATGTGGCAGATCTTCAAGAACCAGCTATGGGCATACTGAAGGAAGTAAGAG aGATCGTTCAGAATGAGTTCAAGGTGATTTGTGATTTATCTTTTGAACAATACCCTCAACTGAAATACATTGTCTCT AACATGATTAATGACATTCAGTCAAAACAAGAGACCAAAGTGGAGAAAAGAATCAAAGAGTTCATTTATATGGAGCAACTGGTCTTTACCCAGGACAAAGTTTTACAACAGAAACTCAATGACTCTGATGTCCCTTCAGAGGTTGGGTTAGACACCAGTGATGGGAACCTCTATGAATGCAGTGAAGAGAGAATTTTTAATTCCAAAGGCTGCGCCTTACTGGATGCCAGAAATCTATCTCCAGACAAACTGGTTCTCTATTATAAG ATAGTCTATCAACGCCTCACAGACTATGTGCCCATGCTGGTAACTCTCTTCATGCTGAAGGCCGCAGCAAAGATTTTGCGCCATCAAACGATGGAACTGAGAATCGAGGCAGATTTGGTCAAACTGCTGAGTGAAGAATCAGAGAGAGGATGCAAGAGGGTTGATCTGAAGCAACGTCTGGAACGCCTGATGCAAGCTCAAGATCTGATCAGTAGCAGACTCTAA